The Mycoplasmopsis caviae sequence TTAAACTTAATCATTATATTTAATAATTATATGGAACATATTGGCTTTTAAACTTCGCTTTTTAAAATAAGTTACCTTATTAATGTTAACATTTTCACATATTATTTAAATATTAGTTTAAAGATAAAGTTAAAATGACTATATTTATATTAATATTAAGGTATATAGTTAAAAAATCTTGTTATTTTTAAGGAGTTAATCAAATTATGGGTTTAAAAAATTGATTTAAAAATCTTTTTGCTCGTGGAGACAAAAATAAGCAACAGCCTGCATTAAAAAAGAATGTTGAAGTTTCTCAAATGTCTCGTGATATTGTAGAAGCAATGGGTGGCATTAAAAACATTACAGGCTTTAACAACTGTGCAGCTAGATTAAGATATGATGTTAAGGATACTTCATTAGTTAATGAAGAAGAACTTAAAAAAATTGGTGCTAGTGAAGTTATTTTCATCGGTAAGAGACATGTTCAAGCTAAATTTGGTGAAGTTAGTGAAAAATTAAATATTGACATTCAAGCGGCAATACCAACATTGGAAGATGAAGAAAGAAAGAAGAAAGTTATTGAAGTATCTTCTGATGTAAACTTATTTGAAGAAAAGCCAATTGAAGTTAAGAAAAGCAAAGATGACTTTACAATCTATGCACCTTGTATAGGCACTAGAAAATCACTTGAAGATTTAAGTGATTCAACATTTAGTTTGCTTGGTTCAGGTTATGCAGTTGAATTAGATTCAAAATTAAATAAAATTGAAATCTATGCTCCTATTAGTGGTACATTAATTATGACATATCCTACAAAACATGCTTATGGTATTGTTAACGAGAGTGGCCTTGAAGTACTAGTTCACATTGGTATTGACACAGTTAAATTAAATGGTTTAGGTTTTGAAACAAATCTTAAACAAAATGACAAAGTTGAAAAAGGTCAACTATTAGCAACTGTAGATCTTAAAAAATTAAAGAACAGTAAAATATGCAGTGATGTAATTATTTTAATTACAGATAATGAAAATAAAACTAAACAAACAAAATTACTTTGCCCACTAGAAATTAAAGAAGCCAAAACTCCTTGATTCAAAATGGTTTAGTAATAATATTAGTAACTCTAATGAGTTACTTTTTTATTAAAACTTAAACTTTTCCCGAGTTTCGGAGTTAGACACACTAAAAAGGCTCAATTTTTGGCAAAAAGCACAAAAAACATTAATTTTTAGGCATTTTTTAAGCTTTTTCTCAAAAACGTGTTATATGCATTTAATTACACTTTTTCCCTTATTATTGACAGAAAAAGAATTAATTACATTTAACTATTTTGTGGTATTATTTAATTTATCGGCACATTTTAACCTTAAAATTGTAAAAGTGTTATTAAAATTATTGCCAAAATTTTACCAATATGCCTATTTTATAGGCAAATTGTTCATTTTTTTAATTTTTAACTCCGAAAGTCGGAGAAGAAAGTTATTGAAGTATCTTCTGATGTAAACTTATTTGAAGAAAAGCCAATTGAAGTTAAGAAAAGCAAAGATGACTTTACAATCTATGCACCTTGTATAGGCACTAGAAAATCACTTGAAGATTTAAGTGATTCAACATTTAGTTTGCTTGGTTCAGGTTATGCAGTTGAATTAGATTCAAAATTAAATAAAATTGAAATCTATGCTCCTATTAGTGGTACATTAATTATGACATATCCTACAAAACATGCTTATGGTATTGTTAACGAGAGTGGCCTTGAAGTACTAGTTCACATTGGTATTGACACAGTTAAATTAAATGGTTTAGGTTTTGAAACAAATCTTAAACAAAATGACAAAGTTGAAAAAGGTCAACTATTAGCAACTGTAGATCTTAAAAAATTAAAGAACAGTAAAATATGCAGTGATGTAATTATTTTAATTACAGATAATGAAAATAAAACTAAACAAACAAAATTACTTTGCCCACTAGAAATTAAAGAAGCCAAAACTCCTTGATTCAAAATGGTTTAGTAATAATTCAAGTAGTTCTAATGAACTACTTTTTACAAAGTTTGACGAATCAATTTAAAAATGACCAATACGCCTTATTTATAGGTGTATTGGTCATTTTTAAAATTTTAGCCATGTGTTATAATACCCTCAATTTCATCGACTTTTCCCATCAGAGGAAGCCTTTTAATATTTAATTTTTCAATTAAATCAAGGTATTCAATTGGTTCATCAGTTCTCATAAAATACTCTGTATCATTCTCATAATCTTTAAAAGTTATTAGTTCAACTTCTCTAATACTGTTGAGTATTTTTTCGGTAGTAAATTTGTGATCATCTTCAACTATTGAGTCAATAGTGAATTCTAGAAATCATTGGAGTACAAGAACT is a genomic window containing:
- a CDS encoding PTS sugar transporter subunit IIA translates to MYAPCIGTRKSLEDLSDSTFSLLGSGYAVELDSKLNKIEIYAPISGTLIMTYPTKHAYGIVNESGLEVLVHIGIDTVKLNGLGFETNLKQNDKVEKGQLLATVDLKKLKNSKICSDVIILITDNENKTKQTKLLCPLEIKEAKTPWFKMV
- a CDS encoding glucose PTS transporter subunit IIA; amino-acid sequence: MGLKNWFKNLFARGDKNKQQPALKKNVEVSQMSRDIVEAMGGIKNITGFNNCAARLRYDVKDTSLVNEEELKKIGASEVIFIGKRHVQAKFGEVSEKLNIDIQAAIPTLEDEERKKKVIEVSSDVNLFEEKPIEVKKSKDDFTIYAPCIGTRKSLEDLSDSTFSLLGSGYAVELDSKLNKIEIYAPISGTLIMTYPTKHAYGIVNESGLEVLVHIGIDTVKLNGLGFETNLKQNDKVEKGQLLATVDLKKLKNSKICSDVIILITDNENKTKQTKLLCPLEIKEAKTPWFKMV